The Dendropsophus ebraccatus isolate aDenEbr1 chromosome 10, aDenEbr1.pat, whole genome shotgun sequence genome has a segment encoding these proteins:
- the CCER2 gene encoding coiled-coil domain-containing glutamate-rich protein 2 isoform X1, producing MGPVKCLLLAAVCMQVSAMPLSSQLSEEEEKVTRCIMEVLAESLSSPGPERVSSSCIHILKEDERLISMLRHQHLLRELEDLTHREKSQHHAERESMEEEELKKRANETPPKRDAESKRGSNEESKEYEKIEKVQVKEKEHGTSDEEKVHELMEEEEEKRNAPAKKGEDEKRNGKEARGDGATKRKDKKHFSEESDEDSSEEQEHERGHHGANNEWYHRNHEGWEEKKRSSHIRMAEDPSQEETAQFESEDRGMKYFNAKTHLHDYNGEDKRHVHHPEENEMERERVYYGQGEDEMGRERHHYNGRSANHEHREEEEERELEEMEEREEHRAKERDIHEVEEELRKAAERLQELHRG from the exons ATGGGTCCTGTGAAGTGTTTACTGCTAGCAGCTGTCTGCATGCAAG TTTCCGCTATGCCCCTGTCCAGCCAGCTgtccgaagaagaagaaaag GTCACAAGATGTATCATGGAGGTCCTGGCAGAATCATTGTCTTCACCTGGGCCAGAAAGAGTCAGCAGTAGCTGCATCCATATACTCAAAGAAG ATGAGCGCCTGATCTCCATGCTGCGACACCAACATTTGCTCAGGGAGCTGGAGGATCTGACTCATCGAG AAAAGTCCCAGCACCATGCAGAAAGGGAGAGCATGGAGGAAGAAGAGCTTAAAAAGAGAGCCAATGAGACCCCTCCCAAAAGAGATGCAGAGTCCAAAAGAGGATCCAACGAGGAATCCAAAGAGTATGAGAAAATAGAGAAGGTGCAGGTGAAGGAGAAGGAACATGGCACATCAGATGAGGAGAAGGTCCACGAGTtgatggaggaagaagaggaaaaaagaaaTGCACCCGCTAAGAAAGGGGAAGATGAGAAGAGAAACGGGAAAGAGGCAAGAGGTGATGGGGCCACCAAGAGAAAAGACAAAAAACACTTCAGTGAGGAGAGCGACGAAGACAGCTCAGAGGAACAAGAGCACGAGAGGGGGCACCATGGGGCCAACAATGAGTGGTACCATAGGAACCATGAAGGATGGGAAGAAAAGAAAAGATCTTCACATATAAGGATGGCAGAGGACCCTAGCCAGGAAGAAACAGCCCAGTTTGAGTCTGAAGACAGAGGCATGAAATACTTCAACGCCAAGACCCATCTGCACGATTACAATGGGGAAGACAAAAGACATGTCCACCACCCAGAGGAAAACGAAATGGAGAGGGAGAGGGTCTATTATGGTCAAGGGGAAGATGAGATGGGAAGAGAGAGGCACCATTACAATGGGAGGTCTGCGAATCACGAGCAccgagaagaggaagaggagagggAATTGGAAGAAATGGAAGAACGTGAGGAACACAGAGCTAAG
- the CCER2 gene encoding coiled-coil domain-containing glutamate-rich protein 2 isoform X2 has protein sequence MGPVKCLLLAAVCMQVSAMPLSSQLSEEEEKVTRCIMEVLAESLSSPGPERVSSSCIHILKEEKSQHHAERESMEEEELKKRANETPPKRDAESKRGSNEESKEYEKIEKVQVKEKEHGTSDEEKVHELMEEEEEKRNAPAKKGEDEKRNGKEARGDGATKRKDKKHFSEESDEDSSEEQEHERGHHGANNEWYHRNHEGWEEKKRSSHIRMAEDPSQEETAQFESEDRGMKYFNAKTHLHDYNGEDKRHVHHPEENEMERERVYYGQGEDEMGRERHHYNGRSANHEHREEEEERELEEMEEREEHRAKERDIHEVEEELRKAAERLQELHRG, from the exons ATGGGTCCTGTGAAGTGTTTACTGCTAGCAGCTGTCTGCATGCAAG TTTCCGCTATGCCCCTGTCCAGCCAGCTgtccgaagaagaagaaaag GTCACAAGATGTATCATGGAGGTCCTGGCAGAATCATTGTCTTCACCTGGGCCAGAAAGAGTCAGCAGTAGCTGCATCCATATACTCAAAGAAG AAAAGTCCCAGCACCATGCAGAAAGGGAGAGCATGGAGGAAGAAGAGCTTAAAAAGAGAGCCAATGAGACCCCTCCCAAAAGAGATGCAGAGTCCAAAAGAGGATCCAACGAGGAATCCAAAGAGTATGAGAAAATAGAGAAGGTGCAGGTGAAGGAGAAGGAACATGGCACATCAGATGAGGAGAAGGTCCACGAGTtgatggaggaagaagaggaaaaaagaaaTGCACCCGCTAAGAAAGGGGAAGATGAGAAGAGAAACGGGAAAGAGGCAAGAGGTGATGGGGCCACCAAGAGAAAAGACAAAAAACACTTCAGTGAGGAGAGCGACGAAGACAGCTCAGAGGAACAAGAGCACGAGAGGGGGCACCATGGGGCCAACAATGAGTGGTACCATAGGAACCATGAAGGATGGGAAGAAAAGAAAAGATCTTCACATATAAGGATGGCAGAGGACCCTAGCCAGGAAGAAACAGCCCAGTTTGAGTCTGAAGACAGAGGCATGAAATACTTCAACGCCAAGACCCATCTGCACGATTACAATGGGGAAGACAAAAGACATGTCCACCACCCAGAGGAAAACGAAATGGAGAGGGAGAGGGTCTATTATGGTCAAGGGGAAGATGAGATGGGAAGAGAGAGGCACCATTACAATGGGAGGTCTGCGAATCACGAGCAccgagaagaggaagaggagagggAATTGGAAGAAATGGAAGAACGTGAGGAACACAGAGCTAAG
- the CCER2 gene encoding coiled-coil domain-containing glutamate-rich protein 2 isoform X3, whose protein sequence is MLRHQHLLRELEDLTHREKSQHHAERESMEEEELKKRANETPPKRDAESKRGSNEESKEYEKIEKVQVKEKEHGTSDEEKVHELMEEEEEKRNAPAKKGEDEKRNGKEARGDGATKRKDKKHFSEESDEDSSEEQEHERGHHGANNEWYHRNHEGWEEKKRSSHIRMAEDPSQEETAQFESEDRGMKYFNAKTHLHDYNGEDKRHVHHPEENEMERERVYYGQGEDEMGRERHHYNGRSANHEHREEEEERELEEMEEREEHRAKERDIHEVEEELRKAAERLQELHRG, encoded by the exons ATGCTGCGACACCAACATTTGCTCAGGGAGCTGGAGGATCTGACTCATCGAG AAAAGTCCCAGCACCATGCAGAAAGGGAGAGCATGGAGGAAGAAGAGCTTAAAAAGAGAGCCAATGAGACCCCTCCCAAAAGAGATGCAGAGTCCAAAAGAGGATCCAACGAGGAATCCAAAGAGTATGAGAAAATAGAGAAGGTGCAGGTGAAGGAGAAGGAACATGGCACATCAGATGAGGAGAAGGTCCACGAGTtgatggaggaagaagaggaaaaaagaaaTGCACCCGCTAAGAAAGGGGAAGATGAGAAGAGAAACGGGAAAGAGGCAAGAGGTGATGGGGCCACCAAGAGAAAAGACAAAAAACACTTCAGTGAGGAGAGCGACGAAGACAGCTCAGAGGAACAAGAGCACGAGAGGGGGCACCATGGGGCCAACAATGAGTGGTACCATAGGAACCATGAAGGATGGGAAGAAAAGAAAAGATCTTCACATATAAGGATGGCAGAGGACCCTAGCCAGGAAGAAACAGCCCAGTTTGAGTCTGAAGACAGAGGCATGAAATACTTCAACGCCAAGACCCATCTGCACGATTACAATGGGGAAGACAAAAGACATGTCCACCACCCAGAGGAAAACGAAATGGAGAGGGAGAGGGTCTATTATGGTCAAGGGGAAGATGAGATGGGAAGAGAGAGGCACCATTACAATGGGAGGTCTGCGAATCACGAGCAccgagaagaggaagaggagagggAATTGGAAGAAATGGAAGAACGTGAGGAACACAGAGCTAAG